CCTCGACTCCGGATTTTTCAGCTCTGATGCCCTGGATACCGACGTAATGGCCCTGAATGTCAAGGCTAAGTCGGCCGAGGGATCGAGCCACAAAGAACAAGCACAAAACAATACGCCTAATGCTTCATGAGTTCCCTTGactattatttttctgtTACCTTTTTATTGTGATGAGCATCCGAGACTTTCTTttgcatttttctttctttttgatgtGTTTTTCAAGCGACGGCGTTGGTGGGTTGGAACCTGTACCGAGAGTACCCCGTTGGTCTTGGGATTGTCCTGTCTTTTAGTCTCCCTTCCATGTTCAAGTCATGATTAGCATGTATCAGGCACTGCTGAATGTGCCGTCGACActttactattactataactCCTCAAAAACCGAGGACGAGTTGACTCGTCTTGAATTACgataacaaaagaaaacaaatacaaaataaatcgaagaaagaagtaaTCTTGTCTGTTTCTGAAGTAGATGTAGTCAAAAGCTACTAATCAAATACTAGTCTAATATACGTTATACAtcctaaatatataatcatCTTAACTACACTACACGAGGCAGGACAAAATAGCCATAATGCAAGAGCAtgatagtataattaatattcaaCGCTCTTCTAATGCCACTATTTTACTGCATTGCCATCCTGCTTATATGCCACCCCTATGTCTAGAGACAAGTCCCAAACATATGCACCCTGGTATCAAAAAacaagggagaaaaaagacaTGAAAAATAACCAATTACTCAGCCGACTCATAGAACAGCGATTTAAACCGATGTGTCGCATTAACAACATTCTCGTAAATCTTATAATCTGTCAAAGAACCACCATCAGCCAAAGCTCCCtatcaaggaaagaagggaacAACATACCGCAATCAGAGGGATTCCCCCAATCAAAGCTGCCCAACACCCTCACTCCAAGACCCTGTTCGTACACATCGGTCAGCATGAGATCATACCTCGTCTGCTATAGTCCGTAGGATATGTCGAAAACTCACCTGCCCCTCAACATCAGTCACCTTCCCAACAACCTCGACCAACTTCCCCATCTGCAGATGCGAATCGGGCTTCAGGATCAGCGTCACGTCTCCATTATCTCCACACGTGATGGTCGCCGTGTCGCCGCGGAGAGCTGTTACTGTGCCCAGTATACGGACGGTGTTTGTGACGTGGGGGTTTGCGTTGGAGGGGTGGAAGGCGTGGAGGTGGGCGGGGAGGACGCGGGGTGTTTGGAGGGacattttgttttcctttcctttggtCTTTTGATTCGTTTGGTGGGGATTGAGGCGATGGATTGTTGTTTGGGGGAGAGACTGGGGTTGTATCGAGTGATTAGGTGGAGAGAAAGTGTGGAGTGGATATTATTGATTGATCGATGGGTTTCATTCAGTTCTGATGATCGCAGGATATCCATATCGGCGCGTGACGCGTGGTCATGTGATTAGAAGTGGTTCATTAGACTAACCGTTTTGGGTGTTGCCCTATAGGGTCACGGGTCCATCACGACCGAGCTTACTATATAGTATACACTGTATCTTGAGATAAGCACTAATTCTTTGGGATATTAGATCCAATTAGCACGTAAAACATTTAATACGTGGAAATACCctactactccgtaaaggGGTAAAAGTGCAGCTACTGATGTCAATCCCATTGTTCCATAAGTCTCTCTTAAGCCAACCTCGGCGCAGTAGCTTGGATGACGCATTTCTCTCCATACTCTTGCCATCAGCTTCATAAGTAGGAGAGGGGTCTCGCGCAAAACCATGACTTCTAATTCTTTGTTGTAAAGGTTGGACCTTTCGGAACTTTGGACTCGGTTAGGTTCTTTTTCGTGGTGATGGTCCATGGGAAGTGGGTGAGACCGGAGACGTTTTCTGGTATTGCGGGTTAGAATGAATACTTGTTATcttattcatttatttatctatataactgggatttggatttggattGTGTAAGGGATACTATAACTGACTGAGGATGAATTCGGCTTTGTCTCTGGTAGGACGGCGTTGGTGGATGGCGATAGAGATGTAGTCGGTGGGAGTGCCGTTCCACGTAATATTCAGGTCCTGGCCGATGTCGTACCACGGATTGAGGTCGAGGGTGTTGTTTTTTCCCGGGAGTGGTGGGGCAATGAAGTAGAATTGGGAGTAGACGGGCAATACGAGCAGCAGGAATAGTAGGACGCCTAACTGGCAGAGTAGTCCCTTGCCATGGGTCCGAAAGACAAACACTATATAAGCAGGGGttggagggagagaaaaagccctcactcactcactcactctcCATCTCACACCTCAAGGTCTCTAAACAACATGGCACAAAC
This DNA window, taken from Aspergillus flavus chromosome 5, complete sequence, encodes the following:
- a CDS encoding putative ssDNA binding protein Ssb3 (hypothetical protein Ao3042_00613), with amino-acid sequence MSLQTPRVLPAHLHAFHPSNANPHVTNTVRILGTVTALRGDTATITCGDNGDVTLILKPDSHLQMGKLVEVVGKVTDVEGQGLGVRVLGSFDWGNPSDCDYKIYENVVNATHRFKSLFYESAE